The genomic DNA GATTGCCGGATGGCTCGTTCGACATTGTCTGGGGGCAGGAAAGCATCGTGCACTGCGAGCACAAAGACAAGTTTGTCAAAGAAGCCTTTAGGCTGCTCAAACCGGGTGGTCGGTTAGTTATTGCCGAATACCTGCTGCGCGACAAGCCAGTGCTTTCCACGGAAGAACACGAGAGGATGAGGCCATTCCTAGAGGGCTGGATGATGCCAGACCTGCTGACACCCAGTCAGTACAAAGGGTTGTTTGCTGCGGCTGGTTTTAAGTCTGTTGCACTGCATGACTTGTCAGCCAATGTCGAACCATCCCTGAAAAAGTGTCAGCACAATGCTGGTCTAGCTTTGCCGTTTATTGGGATTCTCAAAAGGTTGCGGCTTATAGACACTATTCGCCATGACTACACCATCGCCAATTATCAACTGTACGACACCTTCAAAGACGGGCTGTGGCGTTATCAGGTCGTGGTTGGCGTCAAATCATAGACGTGTTGCATCAGCTCTTCGGCCGAACTGGCCCGAGCACTATCGATGGGCTGGCCGATATGCACACTGCAGTGCCAGCGGTGTTTCCAGTCTATGTTTATGGGAATAAGCTCTACGTTGGGGTGGGTGGCCAGGACAGAGATCCCGGGCTTGGCAATAGGCTCACGCGTCCGGCGACCGGGTGGAAAAATGACAACTGTCTGGCCGGCACCCATGACCGCCCGGGCTTTATCTAACCCATAGGCCGTGCCTGACT from Verrucomicrobiia bacterium includes the following:
- a CDS encoding methyltransferase domain-containing protein — its product is MSKQIDKVLAYYKSTNFDYEHFWSGRKALALHFGYYDSPQTPHEESLQKMNQKVAELAHVTGTDKVLDAGCGYGGSALWLAENCGCEVTGVTVVPYQVQKAQRAAASSPAANKLKFIQGDYANTGLPDGSFDIVWGQESIVHCEHKDKFVKEAFRLLKPGGRLVIAEYLLRDKPVLSTEEHERMRPFLEGWMMPDLLTPSQYKGLFAAAGFKSVALHDLSANVEPSLKKCQHNAGLALPFIGILKRLRLIDTIRHDYTIANYQLYDTFKDGLWRYQVVVGVKS